A section of the Thermoanaerobaculia bacterium genome encodes:
- a CDS encoding proline--tRNA ligase, whose translation MRWTHYFLNTLRETPADADAVSHRLMMRAGMIQKVAAGIYTYLPLGLRAVQKLETIVREEMNREGAIELLMPAISPAELWQESGRWQKYGKELLRLKDRHDRDFCFGPTHEEVVTDTVRKSVVSYRQLPLNLYQIQTKFRDEIRPRFGLMRGREFLMKDAYSFDVDDAGLAEQYTRMIRAYSAVFTRCKLDFTMVESDVGAIGGSSAHEFMVLAETGEDAVVKCPTGDYGANLEKASTAELEAPEAGPLEPMRAVDTPGAKTIEQIAAFLNRPASRTIKTLIFETDREFVAAVVRGDLDVHEVKLKNHLGAEHLQLASEGKIEQVTGGPSGFSGPVGLTGARVVVDRSVARLVNVVAGANQADRHLVNVNPGRDFDVNELADIASARAGDPCPRCGSPLEVARGIEVGNIFKLGTKYSIPMDCSFLDENGEKKPMVMGCYGLGIGRTVAAVVEQNHDDAGIVWPAPLAPFDLHLIAMNVGDEENRAEAERVYSALREKGIDVLYDDRDERPGVKFKDADLLGFPLRVTVGGRSLKEGKIELSRRKDRAAEPVAKEQIVEAAVGAVRQAQKA comes from the coding sequence ATGCGCTGGACGCACTATTTTTTGAACACCTTGCGGGAGACGCCCGCGGACGCGGACGCCGTCTCGCACCGCCTCATGATGCGGGCGGGGATGATCCAGAAGGTCGCGGCGGGGATCTACACCTATCTCCCGCTCGGTCTCCGCGCGGTCCAGAAGCTCGAGACGATCGTCCGCGAGGAGATGAACCGCGAGGGGGCGATCGAGCTCCTCATGCCCGCGATCTCGCCGGCCGAACTCTGGCAGGAGTCGGGTCGATGGCAGAAGTACGGCAAGGAGCTGCTTCGCCTCAAGGACCGCCACGACCGCGACTTCTGCTTCGGGCCGACGCACGAGGAGGTCGTGACGGACACGGTGCGGAAATCCGTCGTCTCGTACCGCCAGCTGCCGCTCAACCTCTACCAGATCCAGACGAAATTCCGGGACGAGATCCGCCCGCGGTTCGGCCTGATGCGCGGCCGCGAGTTCCTGATGAAGGACGCCTATTCCTTCGACGTCGACGACGCGGGCCTCGCGGAACAATACACGAGAATGATCCGTGCCTACTCCGCCGTCTTCACCCGCTGCAAGCTCGACTTCACGATGGTCGAGTCGGACGTCGGGGCGATCGGAGGGTCCTCCGCCCACGAGTTCATGGTTCTCGCCGAAACGGGCGAGGACGCGGTCGTGAAGTGCCCGACGGGAGACTACGGGGCGAACCTCGAGAAGGCCTCGACCGCCGAGCTCGAGGCGCCGGAGGCGGGGCCGCTCGAGCCGATGCGCGCCGTCGACACGCCGGGGGCGAAGACGATCGAGCAGATCGCCGCGTTCCTGAACCGTCCCGCGTCCCGGACGATCAAGACCCTGATCTTCGAGACCGACCGGGAGTTCGTGGCCGCCGTCGTGCGCGGCGATCTCGACGTCCACGAGGTGAAGCTGAAGAACCACCTCGGCGCCGAGCACCTGCAGCTCGCGAGCGAGGGAAAGATCGAGCAGGTCACGGGGGGGCCGTCGGGATTTTCCGGGCCCGTCGGCCTCACGGGCGCCCGGGTCGTCGTCGACCGCTCCGTGGCGCGGCTCGTCAACGTCGTGGCGGGCGCGAACCAGGCCGACCGTCACCTCGTGAACGTCAACCCCGGCCGCGACTTCGACGTCAACGAACTCGCCGACATCGCCTCGGCGCGCGCCGGCGACCCGTGCCCGCGATGCGGATCTCCGCTCGAGGTCGCGCGCGGGATCGAGGTCGGGAACATCTTCAAGCTCGGGACGAAATACTCGATTCCGATGGACTGTTCGTTCCTGGACGAGAACGGCGAGAAGAAGCCGATGGTGATGGGGTGCTACGGCCTCGGGATCGGGCGCACGGTCGCGGCCGTCGTCGAGCAGAACCACGACGACGCGGGGATCGTCTGGCCCGCGCCCCTCGCGCCGTTCGACCTGCACCTCATCGCGATGAACGTCGGGGACGAGGAGAACCGCGCCGAGGCGGAGCGCGTCTACTCCGCCCTTCGGGAGAAGGGGATCGACGTGCTCTACGACGACCGGGACGAACGGCCGGGAGTGAAGTTCAAGGACGCGGACCTCCTCGGCTTCCCGCTCCGGGTGACCGTCGGCGGGCGCTCGCTCAAGGAGGGGAAGATCGAGCTCTCGCGTCGCAAGGATCGGGCGGCGGAGCCGGTCGCGAAGGAACAGATCGTCGAGGCGGCCGTCGGGGCCGTCCGACAGGCGCAGAAGGCATGA